The following are encoded in a window of Arthrobacter woluwensis genomic DNA:
- the pyrH gene encoding UMP kinase, translating into MENTTIANDPSPRRRRVLLKLSGEVFGGGKLGVDPETVRGIATQIAEAVRNEVEVAVVVGGGNFFRGAELSQSGMDRSRADYMGMLGTVMNSLALQDFLEQAGVDTRVQSAISMAQVAEVYIPRRAIRHMEKNRVVIFGAGAGLPYFSTDTVAAQRALEIHADEVLMAKSGVDGVYTADPKTNPDAEKLDVLSYDEALRRDIRVMDQTAMTMCKDNKLPMLVFGMEGEGNVTRAILGEDLGTRVTP; encoded by the coding sequence ATGGAAAACACCACCATCGCCAACGATCCGTCGCCGCGCCGCCGTCGAGTGCTGCTGAAGCTCTCCGGCGAGGTCTTCGGTGGAGGCAAGCTGGGCGTCGATCCTGAGACGGTGCGTGGCATCGCCACCCAGATCGCCGAGGCGGTCAGGAACGAGGTGGAAGTGGCCGTCGTGGTGGGCGGTGGCAACTTCTTCCGGGGCGCCGAACTGTCGCAGAGCGGCATGGACCGGTCCCGTGCGGACTACATGGGCATGCTCGGCACGGTCATGAACAGCCTGGCCCTGCAGGACTTCCTGGAGCAGGCCGGCGTCGACACCCGCGTGCAGTCCGCGATCTCCATGGCTCAGGTGGCCGAGGTCTACATCCCGCGCCGTGCCATCCGTCACATGGAGAAGAACCGTGTGGTGATCTTCGGGGCGGGCGCAGGCCTGCCGTACTTCTCGACGGACACCGTGGCGGCCCAGCGCGCGCTGGAGATCCACGCCGACGAGGTCCTCATGGCGAAGAGCGGCGTGGACGGCGTCTACACCGCGGACCCCAAGACCAATCCGGACGCCGAGAAGCTCGACGTCCTCAGCTATGACGAGGCCCTGCGACGCGACATCCGCGTCATGGATCAGACGGCCATGACCATGTGCAAGGACAACAAGCTCCCCATGCTGGTTTTCGGCATGGAGGGCGAAGGCAACGTCACCCGCGCCATCCTCGGTGAGGACCTCGGCACCCGCGTCACCCCGTAA
- a CDS encoding sodium/solute symporter, translated as MNASLAVGAILLVAAATLLIGIHGLRISRTTSDFYVASRTVQPWWNASAIGGEYLSAASFLGVAGLVFLNGRDALWYPVGYTAGYLMLLLFVAAPLRRSGAYTVPDFVQARLGSLPARRLTSLLVVLVGCLYIIPQLHGAALTVSTMTGLPSWAGSGTVALVVTLAVVAGGMRSMTFVQAFQFWLKLAALAVPVLFMLFSVPGLHPAAAPRTVPAMAATGALGTYQNISLFLALLLGTLGLPHVLVRFYTNPDGPTARKTTVLVLGLLSAFYLLPVAFGYLARVYAPGVVAGTQPDAVVLLLPHVLVPGALGDLLTALVVAGAFAAFLSTTSGLVVSVAGVLSQDALGGGVKGFRRAAVLAMLVPFLLSVPTQSPALAGSVGQVFAFTASTLCPVLVLGIWWPRLSTAGAVAGMVTGGLGCGAAMIATAVLGTTAPVWLSQPAAWSVPLAFAVMIGVSSRTPRSVPVDAWRILTRLHAPERR; from the coding sequence GTGAACGCCTCACTCGCCGTCGGCGCGATCCTCCTGGTCGCCGCGGCAACCCTTCTCATCGGGATCCACGGATTGCGCATCTCGCGGACCACGAGCGATTTCTATGTGGCGTCCCGCACGGTCCAGCCTTGGTGGAACGCTTCGGCCATCGGCGGTGAGTACCTTTCCGCCGCGAGTTTCCTGGGCGTCGCGGGGCTGGTGTTCCTGAACGGTCGGGACGCTCTCTGGTATCCGGTCGGCTACACCGCCGGATACCTCATGCTGCTGCTGTTCGTCGCGGCGCCGCTGCGGCGCTCCGGCGCGTACACGGTGCCGGACTTCGTCCAGGCGAGGCTCGGATCGCTTCCGGCGCGGCGGCTGACCAGCCTTCTCGTCGTCCTGGTCGGGTGCCTCTACATCATCCCGCAGCTCCACGGGGCGGCGCTCACCGTCTCGACCATGACCGGGCTGCCGTCGTGGGCCGGTTCGGGGACGGTCGCGCTGGTCGTCACGCTGGCCGTCGTCGCGGGCGGCATGCGGTCCATGACCTTCGTCCAGGCGTTCCAGTTCTGGCTCAAGCTCGCGGCCCTGGCGGTCCCGGTGCTCTTCATGCTGTTCTCCGTGCCGGGGCTGCATCCCGCCGCGGCGCCCCGGACGGTGCCGGCCATGGCCGCCACCGGAGCTCTCGGAACGTATCAGAACATCTCGCTCTTCCTGGCTCTGCTGCTGGGAACGCTCGGCCTGCCCCACGTCCTGGTGCGCTTCTACACGAATCCGGACGGCCCGACGGCCCGGAAGACGACCGTCCTGGTGCTCGGCCTCCTGTCGGCGTTCTACCTGCTGCCCGTCGCGTTCGGCTATCTGGCCCGCGTCTATGCGCCCGGCGTCGTCGCCGGAACCCAGCCCGACGCCGTCGTGCTGCTGTTGCCGCATGTTCTGGTCCCGGGGGCACTCGGCGACCTGCTCACCGCCCTCGTGGTGGCCGGGGCCTTCGCGGCCTTCCTGTCCACGACGTCGGGGCTCGTGGTGTCCGTGGCGGGCGTGCTGTCGCAGGATGCGCTGGGCGGCGGGGTGAAGGGCTTCCGCCGAGCGGCCGTGCTCGCGATGCTGGTGCCGTTCCTGCTCTCGGTGCCGACGCAGAGCCCTGCCCTGGCGGGCAGCGTGGGCCAGGTGTTCGCCTTCACCGCCTCGACCCTCTGCCCCGTGCTCGTGCTGGGCATCTGGTGGCCCCGCCTCAGCACGGCGGGCGCAGTGGCCGGCATGGTCACGGGAGGCCTGGGGTGCGGCGCCGCCATGATCGCGACGGCGGTTCTGGGCACGACGGCGCCGGTCTGGCTTTCGCAGCCGGCCGCCTGGAGCGTGCCCCTGGCGTTCGCCGTCATGATCGGCGTCTCGTCGCGGACCCCGCGAAGCGTCCCGGTCGACGCCTGGCGGATCCTCACCCGGCTCCACGCACCGGAGCGCCGCTGA
- a CDS encoding LytR/AlgR family response regulator transcription factor, with protein MTAITAALRVLVVDDELPAIEELTFLLGKDARVGDIHRAESGEQALKELDATVFDAVFLDIHMPGLSGLQLARTLNSRPSPPAVVFVTADEDCALEAFELAAVDYLLKPIRPERLARSVSRISEPAGEALRAPEMIPVELGGVTRMVRRDEVQYVQAQGDYARLHTAEASYLVRVPLSELEQQWGTAGFLRIHRSYLVALGHVSSLKLGAAAPSVTVAGAELPISRRLLPAVRNALTPSRLRSGG; from the coding sequence GTGACAGCAATCACAGCGGCGCTCAGGGTCCTGGTGGTGGACGACGAGCTCCCCGCCATCGAAGAACTCACGTTCCTGCTGGGCAAGGACGCCCGGGTGGGAGACATCCACCGGGCGGAATCCGGGGAACAGGCCCTGAAGGAACTGGACGCCACAGTGTTCGACGCCGTCTTCCTCGACATCCACATGCCCGGTCTGTCCGGATTGCAGCTCGCCCGCACGCTCAACTCCCGTCCTTCTCCACCCGCCGTGGTGTTCGTGACCGCCGACGAGGACTGCGCCCTGGAGGCCTTCGAACTGGCCGCCGTCGACTATCTGCTCAAGCCGATCCGCCCGGAACGCCTGGCCCGCTCCGTGTCCCGGATCAGCGAGCCCGCCGGAGAGGCCTTGCGGGCACCGGAGATGATCCCCGTGGAGCTGGGTGGTGTCACCCGCATGGTCCGTCGCGACGAGGTGCAGTACGTCCAGGCCCAGGGCGACTATGCACGGCTCCACACCGCCGAGGCGAGCTATTTGGTCCGCGTCCCTCTGAGTGAACTGGAACAGCAGTGGGGCACCGCGGGCTTCCTGCGGATCCACCGCTCCTACCTCGTGGCGCTCGGGCACGTGAGCTCGCTCAAGCTCGGAGCGGCCGCGCCGAGCGTCACCGTCGCCGGCGCGGAGCTGCCCATCAGCCGCCGTCTGCTCCCGGCCGTGCGGAACGCGCTCACCCCCTCGCGCCTGAGGTCCGGCGGATGA
- the frr gene encoding ribosome recycling factor has translation MIEETLLEAGEKMDKAIEVAKEDFASVRTGRANPALYSKVIVEYYGTPTPLQQLASFAVPEARTILITPYDKTALRDIEKALSDSEVGANPSNDGNVIRVVLPELTQERRKEYVKIVKGKAEDAKVSVRSIRRKAKDTLDKLVKDGEAGEDDGARGEKELDALTKQHVDAIDELLKRKEAELLEV, from the coding sequence GTGATCGAAGAGACCCTGCTCGAAGCGGGCGAAAAGATGGACAAGGCCATCGAGGTGGCCAAGGAAGATTTCGCCTCGGTGCGCACGGGTCGCGCGAACCCGGCTCTCTACAGCAAGGTGATCGTGGAGTACTACGGCACTCCCACTCCTCTGCAGCAGCTGGCCTCCTTCGCCGTTCCGGAAGCCCGCACCATCCTCATCACCCCGTACGACAAGACGGCTCTGCGTGACATCGAGAAGGCCCTCAGCGACTCCGAGGTGGGCGCCAACCCGTCCAACGACGGCAACGTCATCCGCGTGGTGCTCCCCGAGCTGACGCAGGAGCGCCGCAAGGAGTACGTCAAGATCGTCAAGGGCAAGGCCGAAGACGCCAAGGTCTCCGTCCGTTCCATCCGCCGCAAAGCCAAGGACACCCTGGACAAGCTCGTCAAGGACGGCGAAGCCGGCGAGGACGACGGCGCCCGTGGCGAGAAGGAGCTCGATGCCCTGACCAAGCAGCACGTCGACGCGATCGACGAGCTGCTGAAGCGCAAGGAAGCTGAGCTCCTCGAAGTCTGA
- a CDS encoding DUF485 domain-containing protein → MGHETPPEDGALAVDFQEVQATPEFQDLRRKHRSFVFPLAAFFLLWYFAYVLLADYAHEFMSAKLWGNINVGLVFGLLQFVTTFGITAWYVRYSNKTLDPIATGIREGIERHEHDRSAATPGEGAAR, encoded by the coding sequence ATGGGACACGAGACCCCTCCCGAGGACGGCGCACTGGCCGTGGACTTTCAGGAGGTCCAGGCCACACCGGAATTCCAGGACCTGCGGAGGAAGCACCGCAGCTTCGTCTTCCCGCTGGCCGCGTTCTTCCTGCTCTGGTACTTCGCCTACGTCCTCCTCGCCGATTACGCCCACGAGTTCATGTCGGCGAAGCTCTGGGGGAACATCAACGTCGGTCTGGTGTTCGGGCTTCTCCAGTTCGTCACGACCTTCGGCATCACGGCCTGGTATGTGCGGTATTCGAACAAGACGCTGGACCCGATCGCGACCGGCATCCGCGAAGGCATCGAACGGCACGAGCATGACCGTTCCGCCGCCACGCCGGGTGAGGGGGCGGCGCGATGA
- a CDS encoding DivIVA domain-containing protein, translating into MTEASSGKIPATFRRVERSSYGYSVAQVDDFMERGRAVFEDPMHDRPLTSTDVRKVAFDPARGGYEAAQVDHALDILEDALARRERDRLISSEGEEAWLGEVGRLSALLRQRLYRPDGEKFRHPSKSRTQGYAVTEVDALCKDIVDYLEHDHALSVDDVRRASFPPAKGQDAYEEAQVDAFLDRVVELMAAID; encoded by the coding sequence ATGACAGAAGCGAGCAGCGGCAAGATCCCCGCGACCTTCCGCCGTGTCGAACGCTCCAGCTATGGCTACAGCGTGGCGCAGGTGGACGACTTCATGGAGCGCGGTCGCGCGGTCTTCGAGGACCCCATGCACGACCGTCCCCTCACCAGCACCGATGTGCGCAAGGTCGCCTTCGATCCGGCACGCGGCGGCTACGAGGCCGCCCAGGTCGATCACGCCCTGGACATCTTGGAGGACGCTCTGGCGCGGCGCGAACGCGACCGGCTGATTTCCAGCGAGGGCGAGGAAGCCTGGCTCGGCGAGGTCGGACGGCTGTCGGCGCTGCTGCGCCAGCGTCTCTACCGTCCCGACGGCGAGAAGTTCCGCCATCCGTCCAAGTCCCGGACGCAGGGATATGCGGTGACCGAGGTCGATGCGCTGTGCAAGGACATCGTGGACTATCTGGAACACGATCACGCGCTGAGCGTCGATGACGTCCGTCGCGCCTCCTTCCCGCCCGCGAAGGGCCAGGACGCCTACGAAGAGGCCCAGGTGGACGCCTTTCTCGACCGCGTCGTCGAGCTGATGGCCGCCATCGACTGA
- a CDS encoding solute symporter family protein, producing MSLPMVQLSALKETTLLNMGIFAAFVLVTLVIVIRASRNNKTAADYYAAGRSFTGSQNGTAIAGDYLSAASFLGITGAIALNGYDGFLYSIGFLVAWLVALLLVAELLRNTGKFTMADVLSFRLRQRPVRIAAALSTLAVCFFYLLAQMAGAGSLISLLLGISDWGGQALVIVVVGVLMIVYVLIGGMKGTTWVQIIKAVLLIAGAAVMTLWVLASYGFNLSALLGGAVDAAQNPAVLNPGLQYGKSPTTKLDFVSLALALVLGTAALPHVLMRFYTVPTAKEARKSVVWAIWLIGAFYLITLILGYGAGAMVGADLIKKAPGGVNSAAPLLAFHLGGPLLLGFISAVAFATILAVVAGLTITAAASFAHDIYANVIAKGKSDPAQEVKVARRTVVVIGVLAIIGGVFANGQNVAFLVALAFAVAASANLPTIIYSLFWKRFTTQGALWSMYGGLASAVLLITFSPVVSGTKTSMIQNADFAWFPLSNPGIISIPLAFVLGWLGTILDRRKEDPAKQAEMEVRSLTGVGAEKAVDH from the coding sequence ATGAGCCTTCCCATGGTGCAGCTCTCAGCACTCAAAGAGACCACGCTCCTGAACATGGGGATCTTCGCCGCCTTCGTGCTGGTGACCCTCGTGATCGTGATCCGGGCGAGCCGGAACAACAAGACCGCGGCCGACTACTACGCCGCCGGCCGGTCGTTCACGGGCTCCCAGAACGGGACCGCGATCGCCGGCGACTACCTCTCCGCGGCCTCGTTCCTCGGGATCACCGGGGCGATCGCCCTCAACGGCTATGACGGATTCCTGTATTCGATCGGCTTCCTGGTGGCCTGGCTCGTGGCGCTGCTCCTGGTTGCGGAGCTCCTGCGCAACACCGGCAAGTTCACCATGGCAGACGTCCTGTCCTTCCGGCTGCGCCAGCGCCCGGTGCGGATCGCGGCGGCCCTGTCCACGCTGGCCGTCTGCTTCTTCTACCTGCTCGCGCAGATGGCGGGCGCCGGAAGCCTCATCTCGCTGCTGCTGGGCATCAGCGACTGGGGAGGGCAGGCGCTCGTGATCGTGGTGGTCGGCGTCCTGATGATCGTGTACGTGCTGATCGGCGGGATGAAGGGCACCACCTGGGTCCAGATCATCAAGGCGGTGCTGCTGATCGCGGGCGCTGCCGTCATGACCCTGTGGGTCCTGGCGAGCTACGGCTTCAACCTCTCCGCCCTGCTCGGCGGCGCCGTCGACGCAGCCCAGAATCCGGCCGTCCTGAATCCGGGCCTCCAGTACGGCAAGAGCCCGACCACCAAGCTGGACTTCGTCTCCCTGGCCCTGGCCCTCGTACTCGGCACGGCGGCGCTCCCGCACGTGCTCATGAGGTTCTACACCGTCCCCACGGCGAAGGAGGCTCGCAAGTCGGTGGTGTGGGCGATCTGGCTGATCGGCGCGTTCTACCTGATCACCCTGATCCTGGGCTACGGCGCCGGCGCCATGGTGGGCGCCGACCTCATCAAGAAGGCTCCGGGCGGGGTGAACTCGGCGGCTCCGCTGCTCGCCTTCCATCTGGGCGGTCCGCTGTTGCTGGGCTTCATCTCCGCGGTCGCGTTCGCCACGATCCTCGCCGTGGTCGCGGGCCTGACCATCACCGCCGCGGCGTCCTTCGCGCATGACATCTACGCCAACGTCATCGCGAAGGGGAAGTCGGACCCCGCCCAGGAGGTCAAGGTGGCGCGGCGGACCGTGGTGGTGATCGGCGTGCTGGCGATCATCGGCGGGGTCTTCGCGAACGGGCAGAACGTCGCGTTCCTCGTGGCGCTCGCCTTCGCGGTGGCCGCCTCGGCGAATCTGCCCACCATCATCTACTCCCTGTTCTGGAAGAGGTTCACCACTCAGGGGGCGCTCTGGAGCATGTACGGCGGACTGGCGTCCGCGGTGTTGCTGATCACCTTCAGCCCGGTGGTCTCCGGAACCAAGACCTCGATGATCCAGAACGCCGATTTCGCCTGGTTCCCGCTCAGCAACCCCGGGATCATCTCGATCCCGCTGGCCTTCGTGCTCGGCTGGCTGGGCACGATCCTGGACCGGCGGAAGGAGGATCCCGCCAAGCAGGCGGAGATGGAGGTGCGGTCCCTGACAGGCGTGGGCGCCGAGAAGGCCGTGGACCATTAG
- a CDS encoding phosphatidate cytidylyltransferase: MTEHAGRRRPPRTARPNPTPKAGRDLPAAIGVGLGLLVVVLGTLFFLPLGFVAVVTGFACLGVWEVARALESYGIRVTIAPLMLASVALPFVSYFGGLEALLYGVVAGAFAILVWRSAESAEGAAPSIYASIFILAWVPFFISFAVLAMHTGVGQASIGLWPGGQAPQGVFQLMTMLLLVVANDTFGYLVGASLGKHPMAPKISPKKSWEGFAGSVAGAVLIGILACVFFLDKPWWLGVVLAIGMVGAATAGDLAESMVKRELGVKDMSSILPGHGGVMDRLDSVLFAAPVAFILFHVFENAH; this comes from the coding sequence ATGACTGAGCACGCCGGGCGGCGCCGTCCCCCGCGAACCGCGCGTCCCAACCCCACGCCGAAGGCCGGCCGGGATCTCCCGGCCGCCATCGGCGTGGGGCTCGGACTGCTCGTCGTGGTGCTGGGCACGCTGTTCTTCCTTCCTCTCGGCTTCGTGGCCGTCGTGACGGGCTTCGCCTGTCTCGGCGTCTGGGAGGTCGCCCGCGCCCTGGAGAGCTATGGCATCCGGGTGACGATCGCGCCCCTCATGCTGGCCTCGGTCGCGCTGCCGTTCGTCTCCTATTTCGGAGGACTCGAAGCCCTGCTCTACGGGGTGGTGGCCGGCGCCTTCGCGATCCTGGTCTGGCGCAGCGCCGAGTCCGCCGAAGGGGCTGCCCCCAGCATCTACGCGAGCATCTTCATCCTGGCGTGGGTGCCGTTCTTCATCAGCTTCGCGGTCCTGGCCATGCACACCGGGGTGGGACAGGCCAGCATCGGTCTCTGGCCGGGCGGTCAGGCTCCGCAAGGCGTGTTCCAGCTGATGACCATGCTGCTCCTGGTGGTCGCGAATGACACCTTCGGCTACCTGGTGGGGGCTTCGCTTGGCAAGCACCCGATGGCGCCGAAGATCAGCCCCAAAAAGTCCTGGGAGGGTTTCGCCGGTTCGGTGGCCGGAGCCGTCCTCATCGGCATCCTGGCCTGCGTGTTCTTCCTCGACAAGCCGTGGTGGCTGGGTGTCGTCCTGGCGATCGGCATGGTCGGCGCCGCCACGGCCGGGGACCTGGCCGAGTCGATGGTCAAGCGGGAGCTGGGCGTCAAGGACATGAGCTCGATCCTTCCCGGGCACGGCGGCGTGATGGACCGGCTGGACTCGGTTCTCTTCGCCGCACCGGTGGCCTTTATCCTGTTCCATGTCTTTGAAAACGCACATTGA
- a CDS encoding sensor histidine kinase produces MPDSALLLALAVGVVTLAIAAVTGVGVQILRSFRELGSDAERATYQTLHSAALAGTHLRAGLSPESASRAARHLRALLGCEAIALLDADGGLLTWDGTEPPERQEVLDRAWGDGRPHRPALLRPTPQARGRRSGRGPGRGSRHGSGPGGETMSGAATAPVRVDGEVVGLLVAVSTAPGAGLLRATTELASWLGSQLELADLERSRTMLVEAELKALRAQISPHFIYNSLNAIASFINTDPARARELVLEFADFTRYSFRRHGDFTTLAEELRSIDRYLLLERARFGERLQLSLTIAPEVLSTIVPFLSLQPLVENAVRHGLESRAGTGTITIKAYEEGGDAVVSVEDDGVGMDPERLRALLAGQDGGGNHVGLRNVDLRLRQVYGDGHGLVVETAPGEGTLVTLRIPKSQPRHEA; encoded by the coding sequence ATGCCGGATTCCGCGCTCCTGCTCGCCCTCGCCGTCGGCGTCGTCACCCTGGCCATCGCCGCGGTGACCGGCGTCGGCGTCCAGATCCTCCGTTCCTTCCGCGAACTCGGCAGTGACGCCGAACGCGCCACCTACCAGACCCTCCACAGCGCGGCGCTCGCGGGAACGCACTTGCGCGCCGGCCTGTCACCGGAGAGCGCGTCCCGCGCCGCCCGCCATCTGCGCGCACTGCTCGGCTGCGAGGCGATCGCCCTCCTGGACGCCGACGGCGGCCTCCTCACCTGGGACGGCACGGAACCCCCCGAGCGGCAGGAGGTCCTGGACCGCGCGTGGGGCGATGGCCGTCCGCACCGGCCGGCGCTGCTCAGACCGACGCCGCAGGCCCGGGGCCGCCGCAGCGGACGTGGCCCGGGGCGCGGGAGCCGGCACGGAAGCGGGCCCGGGGGTGAGACCATGTCCGGAGCCGCGACGGCGCCCGTCCGCGTGGACGGGGAGGTGGTCGGCCTGCTGGTCGCCGTGAGCACCGCCCCCGGCGCCGGGCTGCTCCGGGCGACCACCGAGCTGGCCTCCTGGCTGGGTTCCCAACTCGAGCTGGCCGACCTCGAGCGGTCCCGCACCATGCTCGTCGAAGCGGAGCTGAAGGCCCTGCGCGCGCAGATCAGCCCCCACTTCATCTACAACTCACTCAACGCGATCGCCTCGTTCATCAACACCGACCCCGCCCGGGCCCGGGAGCTCGTGCTGGAGTTCGCCGATTTCACCCGGTACTCGTTCCGGCGGCACGGGGACTTCACCACCCTCGCCGAGGAACTCCGGAGCATCGACCGCTACCTCCTGCTGGAGCGGGCGCGGTTCGGCGAGCGCCTGCAGCTGTCCCTGACGATCGCGCCCGAGGTGCTGAGCACGATCGTCCCGTTCCTCAGCCTCCAGCCGCTGGTCGAGAACGCGGTCCGTCACGGGCTCGAGTCCCGGGCCGGCACCGGGACCATCACCATCAAGGCGTATGAGGAGGGTGGTGACGCCGTGGTCAGCGTGGAGGACGACGGCGTCGGCATGGATCCCGAGCGTCTGCGCGCCCTGCTCGCCGGGCAGGACGGAGGCGGGAACCACGTGGGGCTGCGGAACGTCGATCTCCGGCTGCGGCAGGTGTACGGCGACGGTCACGGCCTGGTCGTGGAGACCGCGCCGGGTGAAGGGACCCTGGTGACACTCCGCATCCCGAAGTCCCAGCCTCGCCACGAGGCCTGA